In Antechinus flavipes isolate AdamAnt ecotype Samford, QLD, Australia chromosome 6, AdamAnt_v2, whole genome shotgun sequence, the sequence GACTTCTGCCTAAACAAATTCCTAGTGTCAGCTAATTGCCCTCTTTGGGGCAGTTGCAATTCAATTTAGTCAAATTTGAAGAATTTAAGTTGCTCTGTTAATTGGAAGGGAAAAATTCCACCCTGAGGTGTTAAACTGGGACAGAAGACTGGAAGTTGCTGGCCGATGTCCCAGAGCACCCCATCTAATCTAGTACGAAGGTCACAGACTTTGCCAACTGAGTGAGTCTCTGGCACTCCCACTACTTCGTAGCGACTTCCCTTACTGCCCCGGGTCCCTTTGAACTACAATTTCTGGAAGCGCCTTAGGGGTGGAGTCTGGCTGGTAAAAAGAAAGCCAGATTAGACCTTTGCTGGATGGGACTTCCTTCTCACCCTGCAGACCGCCATCCCAACCACGTGGCAGAGAAAGGGCGGAAGCGGCCCCCAATGCTGGACGGGTTCTGGGAGGTAAGGGCAGTGGTGCCAGTGATTGTGGGAAAGAGGCGGGGGAAAGGGATGGGAAACTGCTGCTGCGGCTGCCGTGCTCCACGCATTGGGACGGGAACGCTGCACACAGCTGCGGACACAAACCCGTCCCTGCACCACCGGGCCGGTGCGGAGCTGCCCAAGGACCCTGGGGAGAATGTCCCCTGCTCTCCCGAATCGTGAGCACTGTGGGGAGTAGAAAAATAGACATCCGCCCTCGATAAAACATCAACCCGTCCTCAGTCCCATATTGACACAGAAACCAGAAGGAGAGCCAATGAAAAGCCGAGTAGGAGATAATGGGAAAGAAAGGACCCCTCAAACCCAGATGAggtggaagagaggagggaaggggtaaACGGGACCAGGCGATAGGAAGGCAGAAGGTGATTGCAGATAGAAAGTAGGCAGTCCAGTAAGAAGAGGGAGGGGAGTTAGAAGGAGGGGCTGGGGAGATGACGAGAAACAAGGCGGGTGCACACTACTGATAAGCAGCCCAACCATGGAGCCAGCATTTAGGGCATCAGAGTGCTGCACTCAAGGTAATCCACTTCTAGTGCCCCCCGTCCTCTGTCCCCAGCTCCCGTTCTACCTTTTTCCTCTCCAGGCTTTCCCAAACTGTCATCTGTCACCCCTCTTCTCCGTCCTCtgcaatctgcattcagatccaTTGCCCCATCCCCCATTCCTGccttctctatttctattctctCCGGGAGCAGGAGCTGGGGAAGAGAATGTTGGCTCGAAGAGGTAGTTGGGGATGAGAGCTAAGGACCGTCTTAGGACGTGCGGGCGAAAATTAGATGACTATCTATGAAGTATGTTTGCCTCTATTCCaactctcattctttttctaccctcttctctctcctccctcccctccctccccccccctccccatttgtCTCTTTCCAGGTCACTATCAAATTTGAATGTTTCCCAACATGTCCTCCTGCCTTCTCCATCCACGCTGCATCCTCCTGGCAGCCTTGGCATTCTTATGTGTCTGGGCCATCTTTGGTCCCTCTGGGCTAAGGAAGGAGTTATCCTTCACTCCCCCAATGCCAGCCCCAGCTGCACCTGCACCCCCGCTCTCCTTGCCCCACCTTCTGATCCCTAATGTAGGGGCTTGCAAAAGTTCTGGTTCCCAGCCTTTTCTTCTGATCCTAGTGAGCACCGCACCTGAGCATCAAGAGCAGAGAGATGCTATTCGAGCCTCCTGGGGAGCTCTTCGGGAGATCCATGGTCACTTGGTCCGGACTCTCTTCATACTTGGGGAACCTGATTATAATCATTGGGAAAACATTAGGGAGGTGCTAAAATGGGAAGCACAGGTTGAGGGGGATATCGTGCAGGCCGCTTTCACTGATTCATATCGAAACCTTACCCTGAAAACCTTAAGTGGACTGGCATGGGCAGCCAGGTATTGCCCCAATGTTCATTATGTCCTCAAGACTGACGATGATGTTTATATCAATGTCCCTGGGCTTGTGGCTGAACTTGACAAACGAGAAAAGGATCTGCAACAGAGAGATCCTAACAGAGATAGAATTCTTCAAGGGGGGGCCGAAAGTGGAGAGAAAGAATCAGCGTTGCCCCCTGCTGTGCCCCATCTGTACCTTGGCCATGTCCACTGGAGAGTTTACCCTTCCCGCTTGAAGGGGAGCAGGCATCAGGTGTCGGAGGTCCAGTGGCCTTCTGAGCGGGGTGCCTTCCCCCCTTACGGTTCAGGCACTGGCTATGTGTTGTCAGCCCCAGTCCTGCAGCTGATTCTGAGGGCAGCTGGTGGTGTGCCTCTAATCCCAGTAGAAGATATTTTTGTTGGGGTGATTGCCAAGAAGGTGGGGGTTGCACCTACCCACAATTCTCGGATAGCAGGTGCTGCCCGATACCCCATCGACCGCTGCTGTTTTGGGAGGATCTTGCTAACTTCTCACCACATGGAGCCCTGGGAGATGAAGAGTGCCTGGGAGCTTGTGA encodes:
- the B3GALT4 gene encoding beta-1,3-galactosyltransferase 4 isoform X2, encoding MEPAFRASECCTQVSTAPEHQEQRDAIRASWGALREIHGHLVRTLFILGEPDYNHWENIREVLKWEAQVEGDIVQAAFTDSYRNLTLKTLSGLAWAARYCPNVHYVLKTDDDVYINVPGLVAELDKREKDLQQRDPNRDRILQGGAESGEKESALPPAVPHLYLGHVHWRVYPSRLKGSRHQVSEVQWPSERGAFPPYGSGTGYVLSAPVLQLILRAAGGVPLIPVEDIFVGVIAKKVGVAPTHNSRIAGAARYPIDRCCFGRILLTSHHMEPWEMKSAWELVRGSSGNGDKPLCSWLQETLGMLRCWMLNWWYF
- the B3GALT4 gene encoding beta-1,3-galactosyltransferase 4 isoform X1, with translation MFPNMSSCLLHPRCILLAALAFLCVWAIFGPSGLRKELSFTPPMPAPAAPAPPLSLPHLLIPNVGACKSSGSQPFLLILVSTAPEHQEQRDAIRASWGALREIHGHLVRTLFILGEPDYNHWENIREVLKWEAQVEGDIVQAAFTDSYRNLTLKTLSGLAWAARYCPNVHYVLKTDDDVYINVPGLVAELDKREKDLQQRDPNRDRILQGGAESGEKESALPPAVPHLYLGHVHWRVYPSRLKGSRHQVSEVQWPSERGAFPPYGSGTGYVLSAPVLQLILRAAGGVPLIPVEDIFVGVIAKKVGVAPTHNSRIAGAARYPIDRCCFGRILLTSHHMEPWEMKSAWELVRGSSGNGDKPLCSWLQETLGMLRCWMLNWWYF